In Microbacterium sp. 1.5R, the following are encoded in one genomic region:
- the hemL gene encoding glutamate-1-semialdehyde 2,1-aminomutase: MTDRNDDLFSAARTVIPGGVNSPVRAYGSVGGTPRFLASASGATVTDAAGNRYVDLVASWGPALLGHAHPEVVAAVQEAATRGLSFGAPTEGEVELAQLIADRVRFGEVRPVERVRLVSTGTEATMTAIRLARGATGRDLLVKFAGHYHGHSDGLLAAAGSGVATLALPGSAGVPAPIAAQTLVIDYNDPDALAAVFAEHGPRIAAVIVEAAAANMGVVPPLPGFNRLLAETAHAHGALLILDEVLTGFRVHPAGFWGLQAAAGEDYLPDIITFGKVVGGGMPLAALGGRAEIMDLLAPLGPVYQAGTLSGNPLSVAAGLATLRLATPEVYATVDAAAARVSRALDEALTEAGATHAVAHAGNLFSASFRGSAPRDYTEAQAQQSFRYAPFFHAMREQGVALPPSVFEAWFLTAAHGEEELQRIEAALPVAARAAADAAATA, encoded by the coding sequence GTGACCGACCGCAATGACGACCTGTTCTCCGCTGCCCGCACGGTGATCCCCGGAGGGGTGAACTCGCCGGTGCGCGCGTACGGCTCGGTCGGCGGCACGCCGCGCTTCCTCGCCTCGGCGAGCGGCGCGACGGTCACGGATGCCGCAGGCAACCGCTACGTCGACCTCGTGGCATCCTGGGGGCCGGCGTTGCTCGGCCACGCGCACCCGGAGGTCGTCGCCGCCGTGCAGGAAGCGGCCACCCGAGGCCTTTCGTTCGGCGCTCCCACGGAGGGCGAAGTCGAGCTCGCTCAGTTGATCGCCGACCGCGTGCGGTTCGGGGAGGTTCGGCCGGTGGAGCGGGTGCGGCTCGTGTCGACCGGAACCGAAGCGACGATGACGGCGATCCGGCTCGCCCGCGGCGCCACCGGACGCGACCTGCTGGTGAAGTTCGCCGGGCACTATCACGGGCACTCCGACGGTCTGCTCGCTGCGGCGGGCTCCGGTGTCGCGACGCTCGCGCTTCCGGGTTCCGCAGGTGTGCCTGCGCCTATCGCGGCTCAGACGCTGGTGATCGACTACAACGATCCCGACGCTCTCGCAGCTGTGTTCGCCGAGCACGGCCCGCGCATCGCAGCGGTGATCGTCGAGGCCGCAGCGGCGAACATGGGTGTCGTTCCGCCGCTGCCGGGGTTCAACCGCCTGCTCGCCGAGACCGCTCACGCGCATGGCGCCCTGCTGATCCTCGACGAGGTGCTGACGGGCTTCCGCGTGCACCCGGCGGGCTTCTGGGGGCTCCAGGCGGCCGCCGGCGAGGACTATCTGCCCGACATCATCACCTTCGGCAAGGTCGTCGGCGGAGGGATGCCGCTGGCTGCGCTCGGAGGTCGTGCGGAGATCATGGACCTTCTCGCTCCTCTGGGACCCGTCTACCAGGCGGGCACGCTGTCGGGTAACCCGCTGTCGGTCGCCGCGGGTCTCGCGACGCTGCGCCTCGCCACGCCGGAGGTGTACGCGACCGTCGACGCGGCCGCAGCGCGAGTCTCCCGCGCCCTGGATGAGGCGCTCACGGAGGCCGGTGCGACCCACGCCGTCGCCCATGCCGGCAACCTCTTCAGCGCCTCCTTCCGCGGATCTGCACCTCGCGACTACACCGAGGCTCAGGCGCAGCAGTCGTTCCGGTACGCCCCGTTCTTCCATGCGATGCGCGAGCAGGGCGTGGCGCTCCCTCCGAGCGTGTTCGAGGCGTGGTTCCTCACCGCCGCTCACGGTGAGGAAGAGCTGCAGCGCATCGAGGCAGCTCTGCCCGTGGCTGCGCGCGCCGCAGCTGATGCCGCCGCGACTGCCTGA
- the hemB gene encoding porphobilinogen synthase: MSFPDVRLRRLRQSAAVRGLVRETSIEPRQLVLPLFVREGLTAAAPIGSMPGVAQHSLDSLRAAATEAAEAGVGGVMLFGVPAVRDAQGSGADDPQGILNVATEALAAEVGDALVVQTDLCLDEFTDHGHCGVLAADGSVDNDATLERYASMALSQARAGSQLLGLSGMMDGQVAVIREALDSDGYTDVLLLAYAAKYASAFYGPFREAVDSQLTGDRRTYQLDPGNRREGVREAVVDEEEGADIVMVKPAMAFLDVLREVRDTVHIPVWAYQVSGEYAMIEAAAANGWIDRRASVLESLLSIRRAGADVVLTYWATEAARWLRG, encoded by the coding sequence GTGAGCTTCCCCGACGTACGACTGCGCCGCCTCCGCCAGTCTGCTGCAGTCCGTGGACTGGTGCGCGAGACCTCGATCGAGCCCCGTCAGCTGGTGCTTCCACTGTTCGTTCGCGAGGGACTCACCGCGGCCGCGCCCATCGGATCGATGCCGGGGGTAGCGCAGCATTCGCTCGACTCTCTGCGGGCCGCCGCGACCGAGGCTGCCGAGGCGGGTGTCGGCGGTGTGATGCTGTTCGGCGTGCCCGCCGTGCGCGACGCTCAGGGCTCGGGCGCCGACGACCCCCAGGGGATCCTCAATGTCGCGACCGAGGCGCTGGCCGCCGAGGTGGGCGATGCACTCGTGGTGCAGACGGATCTCTGCCTCGACGAGTTCACCGATCACGGTCACTGCGGCGTTCTCGCAGCTGACGGGTCGGTCGACAACGATGCGACCCTCGAGCGGTACGCCTCCATGGCGCTCTCGCAGGCGCGCGCCGGCTCGCAGCTGCTCGGTCTGTCGGGGATGATGGACGGCCAGGTCGCGGTCATCCGCGAGGCGCTCGACTCGGACGGCTACACCGACGTGCTGCTGCTCGCGTATGCCGCCAAGTACGCGAGCGCGTTCTACGGCCCGTTCCGTGAAGCCGTCGACTCGCAGCTCACGGGCGACCGTCGTACCTATCAGCTCGACCCGGGCAATCGTCGCGAGGGTGTGCGCGAGGCCGTCGTCGACGAGGAGGAAGGCGCCGACATCGTCATGGTGAAGCCGGCGATGGCGTTCCTCGATGTGCTGCGGGAGGTGCGCGACACCGTCCACATTCCTGTGTGGGCATATCAGGTCTCCGGTGAGTACGCGATGATCGAGGCGGCCGCTGCGAACGGCTGGATCGATCGTCGTGCATCGGTCCTCGAGTCGCTGCTCTCGATCCGCCGTGCGGGTGCTGACGTCGTCCTGACCTACTGGGCGACCGAGGCCGCCCGCTGGCTGCGCGGCTGA
- a CDS encoding uroporphyrinogen-III synthase has protein sequence MTNSKQDRPLDGWRILVPRGGPWGDGVAASLRSRGAVPVVAPLINFAATTDQAALDVALTRLADGEYDWLTVTSATTVDVMFAHRAIVPRRTKIAAVGETTAAALQAVGYEVAMVPDEDNSAAGMAEQLIALETEPRRILALRSEIAKPVLSVLLQEAGHDVDSVVAYRTVGVPVTERIKRDVENGRINAILITSGSVAEQVREQFPLIPDDTLLAAIGPRTAKDADRAGLPITVVADRQTVDALIDAVSSYTLPHAADELAP, from the coding sequence ATGACCAATTCGAAGCAGGACCGACCGCTGGACGGCTGGCGCATCCTCGTACCCCGCGGAGGGCCGTGGGGCGACGGTGTCGCCGCCAGTCTGCGCTCCCGTGGCGCGGTGCCCGTCGTGGCACCGCTGATCAATTTCGCCGCCACCACCGACCAGGCAGCCCTCGACGTCGCTCTCACCCGGCTCGCGGATGGAGAGTACGACTGGCTGACGGTGACGAGTGCGACGACCGTCGACGTGATGTTCGCGCACCGCGCGATCGTCCCGCGCCGCACGAAGATCGCGGCCGTCGGCGAGACGACCGCCGCCGCCCTGCAGGCGGTCGGCTACGAAGTCGCGATGGTGCCGGACGAAGACAATTCGGCAGCGGGCATGGCCGAGCAGCTCATCGCCCTCGAGACCGAGCCTCGTCGCATCCTGGCGCTGCGCAGCGAGATCGCGAAGCCCGTGCTCAGCGTCCTCCTGCAGGAGGCCGGTCACGATGTCGACAGCGTTGTGGCATATCGCACGGTCGGCGTCCCGGTCACGGAGCGCATCAAGCGTGATGTCGAGAACGGACGGATCAACGCGATCCTGATCACGAGCGGTTCGGTCGCCGAACAGGTGCGCGAGCAGTTCCCGCTGATCCCGGACGACACGCTGCTGGCGGCCATCGGTCCGCGCACCGCGAAGGATGCCGATCGGGCAGGTCTGCCGATCACCGTCGTCGCCGACCGTCAGACTGTGGACGCGCTGATCGACGCGGTGTCGAGCTACACCCTCCCGCACGCGGCGGACGAGTTGGCACCGTGA
- the hemC gene encoding hydroxymethylbilane synthase, giving the protein MNTQSQTPSPIRLGTRRSALAQAQSGHVAAALEKISGRPVELVPITSEGDTNRASLSEIGGQGIFATRLREALLAGECDFLVHSLKDLPTAIPDGLVIAATPVREDARDVAITRGGTPLHQLRSGSKVGTGSPRRIAQVHRRAPHAEVVDIRGNVDSRLQRVASGELDAVILAAAGLSRLGTDSPLRREELGLSEWPTAPGQGSLAVETRTDAPAELLAALAELDDFDTRLAVTVERAVLEGLDAGCQAPMAAHAVVEGDEIRIRTVVYATDGGRRIGLDVTEAVNGEYIRRNGSGNGADAAGGADPMHAAREIGLSVAHRLLEQGAADLVSREHSSS; this is encoded by the coding sequence ATGAACACTCAGAGTCAGACCCCCTCCCCGATTCGATTGGGCACCCGCCGCAGCGCGCTCGCTCAGGCGCAGTCGGGGCACGTCGCCGCCGCGCTCGAGAAGATCTCGGGGCGCCCCGTCGAGCTCGTGCCGATCACCAGCGAGGGCGACACGAATCGTGCGTCGCTGTCGGAGATCGGCGGTCAGGGCATCTTCGCGACGCGTCTGCGAGAGGCACTGCTCGCCGGCGAGTGCGACTTCCTCGTGCATTCGCTCAAAGACCTTCCCACCGCGATCCCCGACGGTCTCGTCATCGCAGCGACCCCGGTGCGTGAGGACGCGCGCGACGTCGCGATCACTCGCGGCGGCACACCGCTGCACCAGCTCCGTTCCGGCAGCAAGGTGGGCACGGGATCCCCCCGGCGCATCGCGCAGGTGCACCGGAGGGCTCCGCACGCGGAGGTCGTGGACATCCGCGGCAACGTCGATTCTCGTCTGCAGCGAGTAGCGTCCGGCGAACTGGATGCGGTGATCCTGGCTGCGGCCGGTCTGTCGCGCCTCGGCACGGACTCCCCGCTGCGCCGCGAAGAGCTGGGCCTCTCCGAATGGCCGACAGCGCCGGGGCAGGGATCGCTCGCCGTGGAGACGCGCACGGATGCCCCCGCAGAGCTGCTCGCCGCGCTCGCCGAGCTCGACGACTTCGACACGCGTCTGGCGGTGACCGTCGAGCGTGCCGTTCTCGAGGGGCTGGATGCCGGATGCCAGGCGCCGATGGCCGCACATGCGGTCGTCGAGGGCGACGAGATCCGCATCAGGACAGTCGTCTACGCCACCGACGGTGGGCGCCGTATCGGCCTCGACGTCACCGAAGCCGTGAACGGGGAGTATATTCGTCGGAACGGCAGCGGCAATGGAGCGGATGCTGCCGGTGGTGCAGACCCGATGCACGCAGCACGCGAGATCGGGTTGTCTGTCGCCCATCGGCTGCTCGAGCAAGGGGCGGCCGACCTCGTCTCCCGAGAGCATTCCTCATCATGA
- the hemQ gene encoding hydrogen peroxide-dependent heme synthase, whose protein sequence is MSDAREENPSGFTLWAVWRRNPDVAVTESDSTELETIVSYIEDSGVTVRGFYDVSGLKADADLLVWLHGDTAEDLQKALRRLRRTELLRTLLPVWNVMGVHRDAEFNRAHVPGFLRGVEPKDWLCLYPFVRTPEWYLAPEEERRKMLADHGRKGAAFTGVIANTVAAFALGDYEWILPLEADEVTELVDLMRDLRYTDARLYVKEEVPFYTGRRLRFDEIADVLQ, encoded by the coding sequence ATGTCCGATGCGCGCGAAGAGAACCCGTCCGGCTTCACCCTCTGGGCAGTCTGGCGACGAAACCCCGATGTGGCGGTCACCGAGTCCGACTCCACGGAGCTCGAGACGATCGTCTCGTACATCGAGGACTCCGGCGTCACGGTCCGTGGCTTCTACGACGTCTCGGGCCTGAAGGCGGACGCCGATCTGCTCGTGTGGCTGCACGGCGACACGGCCGAAGACCTGCAGAAGGCTCTCCGCCGCCTCCGCCGCACCGAGTTGCTGCGTACCCTGCTGCCGGTCTGGAACGTCATGGGCGTGCACCGCGATGCCGAGTTCAACCGGGCTCACGTCCCGGGATTCCTTCGCGGCGTGGAGCCGAAGGACTGGCTGTGCCTGTACCCGTTCGTCCGCACGCCGGAGTGGTATCTCGCGCCCGAAGAGGAGCGCCGGAAGATGCTCGCCGATCACGGACGCAAGGGAGCGGCATTCACCGGGGTCATCGCGAACACAGTCGCCGCATTCGCCCTGGGCGACTACGAATGGATCCTGCCGCTCGAAGCCGACGAGGTCACCGAGCTGGTCGATCTCATGCGCGACCTGCGCTACACCGACGCGCGCCTGTACGTGAAGGAGGAGGTCCCGTTCTACACGGGTCGACGCCTCCGGTTCGACGAGATCGCGGACGTGCTGCAGTAG
- a CDS encoding phage holin family protein, with amino-acid sequence MPRGYRDRAEDSLLSLIGDLPELISSLVKAEINAAKTWISKTAKDAGIGSVWFLVALFFLFWAVPVILVFAIAGLSSWWPVWLSALAVLGILILAVLLFALLGILKFRKVLARKNPAQAVGEDIRLVKEAGNDEL; translated from the coding sequence ATGCCCCGCGGATACCGCGATCGCGCCGAGGACAGCCTGCTGTCCCTGATCGGCGATCTTCCCGAGCTCATCAGCAGCCTCGTCAAAGCCGAGATCAACGCGGCCAAGACCTGGATCTCGAAGACGGCGAAGGACGCGGGGATCGGCTCCGTCTGGTTCCTCGTCGCTCTCTTCTTCCTGTTCTGGGCCGTGCCGGTGATCCTGGTGTTCGCGATCGCCGGGCTGTCGTCGTGGTGGCCGGTCTGGCTGTCCGCCCTTGCGGTGCTCGGCATCCTGATCCTCGCCGTGCTGCTGTTCGCACTGCTCGGCATCCTGAAGTTCCGCAAGGTGCTCGCTCGTAAGAACCCCGCGCAAGCGGTGGGCGAAGACATCAGACTCGTGAAGGAAGCCGGCAATGACGAACTCTGA
- a CDS encoding protoporphyrinogen/coproporphyrinogen oxidase, giving the protein MTSKPANSETPRAEPADLAARAAERHIVVIGGGIGGLIAARECVKVGMRVTLLEATDAVGGAIRRAELDGVVVDAGAESYATRGGRVRALIEELGLADRIVAPAAGSAWLAGIPGIGAAPLPVGGILGIPGNPFQEDVRRIIGWSGAWRAYLDRVRPPLTIGHSQSLGRLVSSRMGARVRDRLVAPVTTGVYSASPDDVDVDIAAPGLNAALTRVGSLSGAVQTMRQESADRAAKARGAASREGAALAPGAAVEGLDGGMTVLIEALVADIEKLGGVVHTGAQVTQLTRTAEAWMVKAHADVAPVADAVLGDAHAEEIEFAADGVVVATSEAAARRLLEKSVPALAETAPADAPEIEIVTLLLEPSALAGAPRGTGVLTVPGSHTAKALTHSSAKWDWVRAAAGPRHVVRVSFGAQGEPAATTALDDDAAARLALGEASALLGVPLAAGDLVASHRARYVQSQPASIIGSGARREAARSAVQGVHGLAAVGAWLAGTGLAQVIPDAREEADRLRRALLWD; this is encoded by the coding sequence ATGACGTCGAAGCCAGCGAACAGTGAGACGCCCCGCGCCGAACCGGCCGACCTCGCCGCGAGGGCGGCGGAGAGGCACATCGTCGTCATCGGCGGGGGCATCGGCGGCCTGATCGCTGCCCGGGAGTGCGTCAAGGTCGGCATGCGCGTCACCCTGCTCGAGGCGACGGATGCCGTCGGCGGCGCCATCCGTCGCGCTGAGCTCGACGGAGTGGTGGTGGATGCCGGCGCGGAGAGCTACGCGACGAGGGGCGGCCGTGTGCGCGCTCTGATCGAGGAGCTCGGCCTCGCCGACCGTATCGTCGCGCCCGCGGCAGGGAGCGCCTGGCTCGCTGGCATCCCCGGCATCGGCGCGGCACCGCTGCCCGTCGGCGGGATCCTCGGAATCCCCGGCAATCCGTTCCAGGAGGACGTCCGCCGCATCATCGGGTGGTCGGGCGCATGGCGTGCGTACCTGGATCGCGTTCGCCCGCCGCTGACGATCGGCCACAGTCAGAGCCTCGGCAGACTGGTGTCGTCGCGCATGGGGGCCAGGGTGCGCGATCGTCTCGTCGCCCCGGTCACGACCGGTGTGTACTCAGCCTCGCCTGACGACGTCGACGTCGACATCGCGGCCCCCGGACTCAACGCAGCCCTCACCCGCGTCGGATCGCTCTCGGGGGCGGTGCAGACGATGCGGCAGGAGAGCGCGGACAGAGCTGCGAAGGCGCGCGGAGCCGCGAGTCGCGAGGGTGCCGCGCTCGCGCCCGGCGCGGCCGTGGAAGGGCTCGACGGCGGTATGACGGTGCTGATCGAGGCGCTGGTCGCGGATATCGAGAAGCTCGGTGGCGTCGTGCACACCGGCGCGCAGGTGACGCAGCTGACGCGCACCGCCGAGGCGTGGATGGTGAAGGCTCACGCCGACGTCGCTCCCGTGGCAGACGCCGTTCTCGGCGACGCTCACGCGGAGGAGATCGAGTTCGCCGCAGATGGCGTGGTGGTCGCGACCTCCGAGGCCGCCGCGAGGCGACTTCTCGAGAAGAGCGTGCCCGCACTGGCGGAGACCGCGCCGGCGGATGCTCCGGAGATCGAGATCGTCACACTGCTGCTGGAGCCGTCGGCACTGGCGGGCGCTCCACGGGGCACCGGCGTGCTGACCGTCCCCGGCAGCCACACAGCGAAGGCGCTCACCCACTCCAGTGCGAAGTGGGACTGGGTGCGCGCCGCGGCCGGCCCCCGGCACGTCGTGCGGGTCTCGTTCGGAGCCCAGGGCGAACCCGCCGCCACCACCGCGCTCGACGACGACGCCGCGGCTCGACTGGCGCTGGGCGAAGCATCCGCTCTCCTCGGCGTGCCGCTCGCGGCGGGCGACCTCGTGGCGTCCCACCGCGCGAGGTACGTGCAGTCGCAGCCTGCATCGATCATCGGCTCCGGTGCGCGCCGAGAGGCCGCGAGGTCGGCTGTGCAGGGCGTGCACGGGCTCGCCGCCGTCGGCGCGTGGCTGGCCGGCACGGGTCTCGCCCAGGTGATCCCCGACGCGCGCGAAGAGGCGGACCGGCTTCGTCGGGCGCTGCTCTGGGACTGA
- a CDS encoding metalloregulator ArsR/SmtB family transcription factor: protein MTDSASDVFAALAHPTRRQILQDLKEGELAAGEIASRFSSSGPTISRHLGVLRQAGLVSERRDANRILYSLVGERLALSVGDFLSTVCPEQIVLREVRKRGTGRESAVQTEA, encoded by the coding sequence ATGACAGATAGTGCGTCGGACGTCTTCGCGGCTCTGGCGCACCCGACGAGGCGCCAGATCCTGCAGGATCTGAAAGAGGGCGAGCTCGCAGCGGGTGAGATAGCCTCGCGGTTCTCGTCGAGCGGGCCGACGATCTCGCGGCACCTCGGCGTTCTCCGTCAGGCGGGTCTCGTGAGCGAGCGTCGTGATGCCAATCGCATCCTGTACTCCCTCGTCGGCGAGCGGCTGGCCCTCTCCGTAGGCGACTTCCTGTCGACCGTGTGCCCCGAGCAGATCGTGCTCCGTGAGGTGCGCAAGCGCGGCACCGGGCGGGAATCCGCGGTGCAGACCGAGGCGTGA
- the hemE gene encoding uroporphyrinogen decarboxylase, whose translation MVLSDAPLLRALTGPRPEHAPVWFMRQAGRSLPEYRELRVGTRMLDACLTPDLAAEITLQPVRRHGVDAAVFFSDIVIPLRLAGVDVEIEPGRGPVFADPVRSAADVDRITAIDPLSLDGTAIAEAVGIVTAELGDTPLIGFAGAPFTLAAYLVEGGPSKEHLRARAMMHADPESWNRLAGWLAQVSRRFLEIQRDAGASVVQLFDSWAGSLSTADYRAYVAPHSRVALDAIGVPSIHFGVGTGPFLADMRLDGIADGVGVDWRMPLDEAAAILGPDVSVQGNIDPALLSAPWPVLEAHVRDVVERGRAARGHIVNLGHGVPPEADPDQLTRIVELVHSI comes from the coding sequence ATGGTCCTCTCCGACGCTCCGCTGCTGCGCGCCCTCACCGGCCCCCGCCCCGAACATGCTCCCGTGTGGTTCATGCGCCAGGCCGGCAGGTCGCTGCCCGAGTACCGCGAGCTGCGCGTCGGCACGCGCATGCTGGACGCCTGCCTGACTCCCGATCTCGCGGCCGAGATCACGCTGCAGCCCGTGCGTCGTCACGGCGTGGACGCCGCCGTGTTCTTCAGTGACATCGTCATCCCGCTGCGTCTCGCCGGGGTGGACGTCGAGATCGAGCCCGGACGCGGCCCCGTGTTCGCCGACCCCGTGCGGTCTGCCGCCGATGTCGATCGCATCACAGCGATCGACCCGCTGTCGCTCGACGGCACCGCGATCGCCGAGGCCGTCGGCATCGTCACGGCCGAGCTCGGCGACACCCCCCTGATCGGATTCGCGGGTGCTCCCTTCACTCTCGCCGCGTACCTCGTCGAAGGCGGCCCGTCGAAGGAGCACCTGCGGGCGCGGGCCATGATGCACGCCGATCCGGAGTCGTGGAACCGCCTCGCGGGCTGGCTCGCGCAGGTCTCACGCCGGTTCCTCGAGATCCAGCGGGATGCCGGAGCATCCGTCGTGCAGTTGTTCGACTCCTGGGCCGGGTCGCTGAGCACCGCCGACTATCGCGCGTACGTGGCACCGCATTCGCGTGTCGCCCTCGATGCCATCGGCGTGCCGAGCATCCACTTCGGCGTGGGCACCGGGCCCTTCCTCGCCGACATGCGCCTGGACGGCATCGCCGACGGCGTCGGTGTCGACTGGCGGATGCCGCTCGACGAGGCCGCCGCGATCCTCGGCCCCGACGTCTCGGTGCAGGGCAACATCGATCCGGCACTGCTGTCCGCTCCGTGGCCGGTGCTCGAGGCGCATGTGCGCGACGTCGTCGAGCGCGGGCGTGCCGCCAGGGGACACATCGTCAACCTCGGGCACGGCGTGCCGCCCGAGGCGGACCCCGATCAGCTCACCCGTATCGTCGAGCTGGTCCACTCGATCTGA
- a CDS encoding glutamyl-tRNA reductase, translating to MLLVVTASHKTASFELLERLSRTPDDVASTVVDMASCVQGAVVLATCNRFEAYVEMDEPVTAAGAIGVEAVLEAVEASTGIRASELDGAYEVHSGRRVAEHLFSVASGLESVVSGEGEIAGQVRRALKSARKEGTTSPELERLFQRASQAQRKVKNVTALGRAGRSLVRLALELADSRIADWSTERVLLVGTGAYAAVTLATLRERGAVNISVYSPSGRAEKFAAKHGIRPVAAEDYARVASRSSLLITCTTATAPVLTPEHLQAPTGIAPEGCPVASHSQMVVDLGMPRNVDPAVAALEGVALLDLETISLHAPLEELQATDAARTVVREAADTFHVVGSRQSVTPSVVALRSHMFALLEAEIGRARARGDEDGRVEQALRHLTGVLLHVPTTRAHELAAAGRADDFATAVSTLYGIEPVESAMSSDTDGAATA from the coding sequence GTGCTGCTGGTTGTCACGGCGAGTCACAAGACCGCCTCCTTCGAATTGCTCGAACGCCTGAGCCGCACCCCCGATGACGTCGCCTCCACGGTCGTGGACATGGCGTCCTGCGTGCAGGGTGCGGTCGTTCTTGCTACCTGCAACCGCTTCGAGGCCTACGTCGAGATGGACGAGCCCGTCACGGCAGCGGGTGCGATCGGTGTCGAGGCGGTGCTCGAGGCTGTCGAAGCATCGACCGGCATCCGCGCGTCCGAACTCGACGGCGCCTACGAGGTGCACTCCGGTCGTCGAGTGGCGGAGCACCTCTTCTCCGTCGCATCGGGACTCGAATCCGTCGTCTCCGGCGAAGGCGAGATCGCCGGTCAGGTGCGTCGCGCCCTCAAGTCCGCGCGCAAGGAGGGCACCACCTCGCCCGAGCTCGAGCGGCTTTTCCAGCGCGCGAGCCAGGCGCAGCGCAAGGTCAAGAACGTCACAGCCCTCGGCCGGGCCGGCCGCTCGCTCGTGCGCCTCGCCCTCGAACTCGCTGACAGCCGCATCGCCGACTGGTCGACGGAGCGCGTGCTGCTCGTCGGCACCGGTGCCTACGCAGCCGTCACCCTCGCGACACTGCGCGAACGGGGAGCCGTCAACATCTCGGTGTACTCACCCTCGGGCCGAGCCGAGAAGTTCGCCGCAAAGCACGGCATCCGCCCGGTCGCCGCAGAGGACTACGCGCGCGTCGCCTCGCGATCTAGCCTGCTGATCACCTGCACGACGGCGACCGCTCCGGTGCTGACACCTGAGCACCTGCAGGCGCCGACCGGCATCGCACCCGAGGGATGCCCCGTCGCGTCGCACAGCCAGATGGTCGTCGACCTGGGCATGCCGCGCAACGTCGACCCCGCTGTCGCAGCGCTCGAAGGCGTCGCGCTGCTCGACCTCGAGACCATCAGCCTGCACGCACCGCTCGAAGAGCTGCAGGCGACGGATGCCGCACGCACCGTGGTGCGCGAAGCAGCTGACACGTTCCACGTCGTCGGCAGCCGACAGAGCGTCACGCCGTCGGTCGTCGCCCTGCGGTCGCATATGTTCGCGCTGCTCGAGGCCGAGATCGGCCGCGCTCGCGCACGCGGCGATGAGGACGGCAGAGTCGAGCAGGCCCTTCGCCACCTGACCGGCGTGCTGCTGCACGTGCCGACCACCCGCGCCCACGAGCTGGCCGCTGCCGGCCGCGCGGACGATTTCGCAACTGCAGTCTCGACGCTGTACGGCATCGAGCCGGTCGAGTCCGCGATGTCGTCCGATACCGACGGCGCCGCGACCGCCTGA
- a CDS encoding HhH-GPD-type base excision DNA repair protein, translating to MALHITGDTAADALLTDNPLALLVGMLLDQQVPMETAFAGPLKIEQRTGASDATTIAAMDPDEFLEAFKTTPAVHRFPGSMAARVQTLCQEIVDQWDGDASAIWTDGDPSGTEVLKRLKALPGFGEQKAKIFLALLGKQYGFTGAGWREAAGDYGTEGSYRSVADIVSPESLTRVREHKKAMKAAAKANA from the coding sequence ATGGCCCTTCACATCACCGGAGACACCGCCGCAGACGCGCTGCTCACCGACAATCCGCTGGCCCTGCTGGTCGGGATGCTGCTCGATCAGCAGGTTCCGATGGAGACGGCCTTCGCCGGTCCCCTGAAGATCGAGCAGCGCACAGGGGCGTCCGACGCCACAACGATCGCGGCCATGGACCCGGACGAGTTCCTCGAGGCGTTCAAGACGACGCCCGCCGTGCACCGGTTCCCGGGTTCGATGGCGGCACGCGTGCAGACCCTGTGCCAAGAGATCGTCGATCAGTGGGACGGAGACGCCTCGGCGATCTGGACCGACGGTGATCCGTCGGGCACCGAGGTCCTGAAGCGGCTCAAGGCCCTTCCCGGCTTCGGCGAACAGAAGGCGAAGATCTTCCTTGCTCTGCTCGGCAAGCAGTACGGCTTCACCGGCGCGGGATGGCGGGAGGCCGCCGGCGACTACGGCACCGAGGGTTCGTACCGCAGCGTCGCCGACATCGTCTCGCCCGAATCGCTCACCAGAGTACGAGAGCACAAGAAGGCCATGAAAGCTGCGGCGAAGGCGAACGCATGA
- a CDS encoding DUF1801 domain-containing protein: MKPTGDDVAGLIARSTPAVRRRDAETLTAIMQEITGRDPQTWGTIIGFGSCHYRYPTGTEGDSGLLGFAPRKAATTIYLFDGVDAHSGALENLGPHSTGVGCLYIKDLEQIDLDVLRGVLERSLAWVEAGGTDQVQLTVTG; the protein is encoded by the coding sequence ATGAAACCCACGGGCGATGACGTCGCAGGTCTCATCGCCCGCTCCACTCCGGCGGTCCGCCGCCGGGATGCCGAGACGCTGACCGCGATCATGCAGGAGATCACGGGCCGCGACCCTCAGACCTGGGGCACGATCATCGGATTCGGAAGTTGCCACTACCGGTACCCGACCGGCACCGAGGGCGACAGCGGCCTGCTCGGCTTCGCCCCGCGCAAAGCGGCGACCACCATCTATCTGTTCGACGGCGTCGATGCTCACTCGGGCGCGCTCGAGAACCTCGGCCCGCACAGCACCGGCGTCGGATGCCTCTACATCAAGGACCTGGAACAGATCGACCTCGACGTGCTCCGCGGCGTCCTCGAGCGCTCGCTCGCCTGGGTAGAGGCGGGCGGCACCGATCAGGTGCAGCTGACCGTCACCGGCTGA